Proteins from a single region of Oncorhynchus keta strain PuntledgeMale-10-30-2019 chromosome 20, Oket_V2, whole genome shotgun sequence:
- the LOC118399338 gene encoding major histocompatibility complex class I-related gene protein-like, translating into MYRPNLMFFVLYFSLECICLSQSDIYSLNYIYTALSKPLELPGIHEFTAMGLMNNQQIDYYDSVAKKKIPKQAWMREKLPADYWDKGTQSRKSKEQWFKVNVDILMKRMMHNNTDVHILQWKHGCEIDQQSDGTLKFIKGTDQYSYDGDDFLAFDDANMQWVAPVFQAQPTKRKWDGVQILNQYTKGYLEKECVDWLSKFMKYEDKEFSRADSPPRVYAFAKKAKTAGHVRLTCMATGFYPKDVIMQIKKNGVPLTEHDGVQSTGVLPNDDDTYQIRMSVQIPEADKETYECYVDHRTLKKPIVVKWDGECCDCSSGTAVVIGAVITIIVVLILISVVLFVLHKRGTIVIPGLKTTATGNGVAFSGVNTL; encoded by the exons ATGTATAGACCTAATTTGATGttttttgttttatatttttcaCTAGAATGTATTTGCCTGAGCCAAAGCG ACATCTACTCCCTGAATTACATCTACACTGCCCTGTCAAAGCCACTAGAATTGcctggtatccatgagttcactGCCATGGGTCTGATGAACAACCAACAGATTGATTACTATGACAGTGTGGCAAAGAAGAAGATTCCCAAACAGGCCTGGATGAGGGAGAAGCTGCCAGCAGACTACTGGGATAAAGGCACTCAGTCACGCAAGAGCAAGGAGCAGTGGTTCAAAGTTAATGTCGATATCTTGATGAAGCGCATGATGCACAACAACACTG ATGTGCATATCCTTCAGTGGAAACATGGCTGTGAGATTGACCAACAGAGTGACGGCACATTGAAATTCATAAAGGGCACAGACCAGTACAGCTACGATGGTGACGACTTCCTGGCCTTTGATGATGCCAATATGCAGTGGGTGGCCCCAGTTTTTCAAGCTCAGCCGACTAAGAGGAAGTGGGACGGGGTCCAGATCCTCAACCAGTACACCAAGGGCTACCTGGAGAAGGAGTGTGTGGACTGGCTTTCCAAATTCATGAAATATGAGGACAAAGAATTCAGTAGGGCTGATT CCCCTCCAAGGGTCTATGCATTTGCTAAAAAGGCCAAAACTGCAGGACATGTCCGACTGACCTGCATGGCCACAGGTTTCTATCCCAAAGATGTGATTATGCAAATTAAGAAGAATGGTGTTCCATTGACCGAACATGATGGAGTGCAGTCTACAGGTGTCCTACCCAATGATGATGACACTTACCAGATCAGGATGAGTGTCCAGATCCCAGAGGCAGATAAGGAAACTTATGAATGTTATGTCGACCATAGAACTTTGAAGAAGCCAATTGTGGTAAAATGGG ATGGAGAATGTTGTGATTGCAGTAGTGGCACTGCTGTAGTCATTGGGGCAGTCATCACCATTATTGTAGTTCTGATCTTGATTTCGGTGGTCCTGTTTGTTCTGCACAAAAGAGGGACAATTG TGATTCCTGGCTTGAAAACTACAG CTACTGGCAATGGAGTGGCATTTTCTGGAGTGAACACTTTATAG